The following are encoded in a window of Mycobacterium decipiens genomic DNA:
- a CDS encoding LLM class F420-dependent oxidoreductase, whose amino-acid sequence MHYGLVLFTSDRGITPAAAAKLADIHGFRTFYVPEHTHIPVRRTAAHPTTGDASLPDDRYLRTLDPWVSLGAASAVTSRVRLSTAVALPVEHDPITLAKSIATLDHLSGGRVSVGVGFGWNTDELADHGVPPQRRRTMLREYLEAMRALWTQEEAAYDGEFVKFGPSWAWPKPVQSHIPVLVGAAGTEKNFAWIARSADGWITTPRDVDIDEPVRLLQDTWAAAGRDGAPQIVALDFKPVPEKLARWAELGVTEVLFGMPDRSEDEVAAYVERLAGKLAAAAV is encoded by the coding sequence ATGCACTACGGCCTCGTGCTGTTCACCAGCGACCGTGGCATCACCCCGGCGGCGGCCGCCAAGCTTGCTGACATCCACGGGTTTCGCACGTTCTACGTGCCTGAACACACCCACATCCCGGTCAGGCGTACGGCCGCCCACCCGACCACGGGTGACGCATCGCTGCCCGACGACCGCTACCTGCGCACGCTCGACCCGTGGGTGAGTCTGGGCGCGGCTTCGGCGGTGACATCGCGGGTCCGGCTGTCGACTGCGGTGGCGCTGCCGGTCGAGCACGACCCGATCACGTTGGCGAAAAGCATTGCGACGCTGGACCATTTGTCCGGGGGGCGGGTAAGCGTCGGGGTTGGGTTCGGTTGGAACACCGACGAGCTCGCCGACCACGGCGTGCCGCCCCAGCGCCGCCGCACCATGCTGCGCGAATACCTCGAGGCGATGCGGGCGTTATGGACCCAAGAGGAAGCCGCCTACGACGGCGAGTTCGTCAAGTTCGGGCCCAGCTGGGCCTGGCCCAAGCCGGTGCAGTCACATATCCCGGTGCTCGTGGGCGCCGCCGGCACCGAGAAGAACTTCGCATGGATCGCGCGCAGCGCGGACGGCTGGATCACCACTCCGCGCGACGTCGACATCGACGAGCCGGTCCGGCTGCTGCAGGACACCTGGGCAGCCGCCGGCCGCGACGGGGCTCCGCAGATCGTGGCCCTGGACTTCAAACCGGTGCCCGAGAAGCTCGCGCGTTGGGCCGAGCTTGGCGTGACGGAGGTGCTGTTCGGCATGCCGGACCGGTCCGAAGACGAGGTCGCCGCATACGTGGAGCGGCTGGCCGGCAAGCTGGCCGCCGCTGCGGTGTAG
- a CDS encoding DUF6350 family protein, producing the protein MKRVSESEGNRAPGVRQARDLVRVAFGPGVVALGIIASVTLLQLLIANSDMTGALGATASMWLGVHLVPVSIGGRELGVMPLLPVLLMVWATARSTARATSPRSSWLVVRWVVASALGGPLLMAAIALAVIHDASSVLTELQTPNALRAFIGVLAVHGVGAAIGVGSRVGRRALATSPLPDWLADSARAAAAGVLALLGLSGVVTAGSLVVHWATMQELYGITDSIFGQFSLTVLSVLYAPNVIIGTAAIAVGSSAHIGFATFSSFAVFGGDIPALPVLAAAPAPPLGPAWVALLIVGASSGVAVGQQCARHALPLVPAMAKLLVAAAAGALAMAILGYGGGGSLGNFGDVGVDEGALVFGVFFWFAVVGWVTVAMAGGITRRPKRPKSQPAPPVEVNVDEPTSPVGTIDGTAGEQPPAPERDDGQPSEDDVGDGLEVPPAADDGSLPLPDEPPRQPD; encoded by the coding sequence GTGAAAAGGGTGTCAGAAAGCGAGGGCAATCGGGCGCCGGGCGTTCGCCAGGCTCGTGACCTTGTCAGGGTCGCGTTCGGCCCGGGTGTGGTGGCGTTGGGCATCATCGCCTCGGTGACGCTGCTGCAATTGCTGATCGCCAATAGCGACATGACCGGCGCGTTGGGCGCCACCGCCAGCATGTGGCTCGGCGTGCACCTGGTCCCGGTCTCAATCGGTGGCCGCGAACTGGGCGTAATGCCGCTATTGCCGGTCCTGTTGATGGTATGGGCCACCGCGCGCAGCACGGCGCGGGCCACCTCCCCACGGTCGTCGTGGCTGGTCGTTCGCTGGGTTGTCGCGTCGGCGTTGGGCGGACCCTTGCTGATGGCGGCGATCGCGCTGGCGGTCATCCACGACGCGTCATCGGTCCTCACCGAGCTGCAGACGCCCAACGCCCTGCGCGCGTTCATCGGTGTGCTGGCGGTGCATGGGGTCGGGGCCGCGATCGGGGTGGGGTCCCGGGTCGGTCGACGGGCACTGGCCACCTCGCCACTACCCGATTGGCTGGCTGATTCGGCGCGTGCCGCCGCGGCCGGGGTGTTGGCATTGCTCGGGCTCTCCGGCGTGGTGACGGCGGGGTCGCTGGTTGTGCACTGGGCGACGATGCAAGAGCTCTACGGGATCACCGATTCGATATTCGGCCAATTCAGCCTCACCGTGCTGTCGGTGCTCTACGCCCCCAACGTCATCATCGGCACCGCCGCGATCGCTGTTGGGTCCAGCGCGCACATTGGCTTTGCGACGTTCAGTTCGTTTGCGGTCTTCGGTGGCGATATCCCGGCTCTGCCGGTTCTGGCCGCGGCACCCGCGCCGCCCCTCGGCCCGGCCTGGGTTGCCCTGCTGATCGTTGGCGCGTCCTCCGGCGTGGCGGTCGGTCAGCAATGCGCTCGCCACGCGCTGCCGTTGGTTCCGGCGATGGCCAAGCTGCTGGTCGCGGCCGCTGCGGGGGCATTGGCGATGGCCATTCTGGGATACGGCGGCGGCGGCAGCCTGGGCAATTTCGGCGACGTCGGCGTCGACGAGGGCGCCCTGGTATTCGGTGTGTTCTTCTGGTTCGCGGTCGTCGGTTGGGTGACGGTGGCGATGGCAGGCGGGATAACGCGTCGCCCCAAGCGGCCCAAATCCCAGCCCGCCCCGCCGGTCGAGGTGAACGTCGATGAGCCGACGTCTCCGGTCGGCACCATCGACGGGACAGCCGGCGAGCAGCCGCCCGCCCCGGAACGGGACGACGGCCAGCCCAGCGAAGACGACGTCGGCGACGGCCTCGAAGTCCCCCCGGCCGCCGACGACGGGTCACTCCCGCTACCCGACGAACCGCCGCGGCAGCCCGACTGA
- a CDS encoding DUF5336 domain-containing protein, translating into MTYSPGSPGYPQAQPAGSYGGATPSFAKADEGASKLLMYLNIAVAALGLAAYFASFGPMFTLSTELGGGGGAVAGDTGLPVGVALLAALLAGVGLVPKAKNHVSVVAVLGVLGVFLMISATFNKPSAYSTAWALWIVLVFIVFQAVAAVAALLVETGVITAPAPRPKYDPYGQYGQYGQYGQYGAQPGGYYGGGQQPAGLQSPSPQQPGYGSQYGGYSSGPSQSPSQSGGGFGAQPPAQSASQQSHQGPSTPPTGFPSFSPPPPVNAGTGSQAGSAPVNYSSPSGGQQSYGQGQQSSSPGAAPV; encoded by the coding sequence ATGACCTACTCGCCGGGTAGCCCCGGATATCCGCAAGCGCAGCCCGCAGGCTCCTACGGAGGCGCCACACCTTCGTTCGCCAAAGCCGATGAGGGTGCGAGCAAGCTTTTGATGTATCTGAACATCGCGGTGGCTGCCCTCGGCCTGGCCGCGTATTTCGCCAGCTTCGGCCCCATGTTCACGCTGAGCACCGAACTCGGCGGGGGTGGTGGCGCGGTGGCCGGTGACACTGGACTGCCGGTCGGGGTGGCTCTGCTGGCTGCGCTACTTGCCGGGGTGGGTCTGGTGCCCAAGGCCAAAAACCATGTGAGTGTGGTTGCGGTGCTTGGGGTGCTCGGCGTCTTTCTGATGATCTCGGCAACGTTTAACAAGCCCAGCGCCTATTCGACCGCCTGGGCATTGTGGATTGTGTTGGTTTTCATTGTGTTCCAGGCGGTTGCCGCGGTCGCCGCGCTGCTGGTGGAGACGGGCGTCATCACCGCGCCGGCGCCGCGGCCCAAGTACGACCCGTATGGGCAGTACGGGCAGTATGGGCAGTACGGGCAGTACGGCGCGCAGCCGGGCGGTTACTACGGTGGTGGGCAGCAGCCCGCGGGACTGCAGTCGCCCAGCCCCCAGCAGCCCGGGTACGGGTCGCAGTACGGTGGTTATTCGTCCGGCCCGAGCCAGAGTCCGAGCCAATCGGGCGGTGGATTCGGTGCCCAGCCCCCCGCGCAGTCCGCGTCGCAACAATCGCACCAGGGACCGTCCACCCCGCCCACCGGCTTCCCGAGCTTCAGCCCACCGCCACCGGTCAATGCGGGGACGGGGTCGCAGGCTGGTTCTGCTCCGGTCAACTACTCAAGCCCCAGCGGGGGCCAGCAGTCCTACGGCCAGGGCCAGCAGTCGTCGTCCCCTGGGGCGGCGCCGGTCTAA